In Haloterrigena turkmenica DSM 5511, a single genomic region encodes these proteins:
- a CDS encoding ABC transporter ATP-binding protein codes for MSAIQVDGLTKRFGDEIALEGLDLAVERGEVFGFLGPNGAGKSTTINLLLDFMRPTAGSASVLGMDTRTETEAIRARTGVLAEGIDLYGRLTGRRHLELALEWADGKETPKELLERVGLSVADADRSVDEYSTGMKQRLALAMALAGDPDLLVLDEPSAGLDPNGIRTMRELVRAEAASGTTVFFSSHDLGQVEAVCDRVAILNDGELITVDTVDGLREAIGARSELYLRLADEPGADLSAIDGIADAEYEDGRLVVTCADPRAKARAIGRLLDAGVEVLDVDASSVALEDVFAAYTDDEVDIVREEETAADDSRGRLSGVLG; via the coding sequence ATGTCAGCCATACAAGTGGATGGTCTGACCAAGCGCTTCGGCGACGAGATCGCCCTCGAGGGGCTCGATCTCGCCGTCGAGCGGGGTGAGGTGTTCGGCTTTCTCGGCCCGAACGGCGCGGGGAAGTCGACGACGATCAACCTGCTGCTCGACTTTATGCGCCCGACCGCCGGCAGCGCGTCCGTATTGGGGATGGACACGCGAACCGAGACCGAGGCGATCCGCGCCCGGACCGGCGTCCTCGCGGAGGGGATCGACCTCTACGGGCGGCTGACCGGCCGGCGCCACCTCGAGCTCGCCCTCGAGTGGGCCGACGGAAAGGAGACCCCCAAAGAACTGCTCGAGCGCGTCGGGCTGTCGGTCGCGGACGCCGACCGGAGCGTCGACGAGTACTCAACGGGGATGAAACAGCGTCTCGCGCTCGCGATGGCGCTGGCCGGCGATCCGGACCTGCTCGTGCTCGACGAACCTTCGGCCGGGCTCGACCCCAACGGCATCCGGACCATGCGCGAACTCGTCCGCGCGGAAGCGGCGTCGGGGACGACCGTCTTCTTCTCGAGTCACGACCTCGGACAGGTCGAGGCCGTCTGCGACCGCGTCGCGATCCTCAACGACGGCGAACTCATCACGGTCGACACCGTCGACGGGCTCCGGGAGGCCATCGGGGCGCGCTCGGAGCTGTACCTCCGCCTCGCCGACGAGCCCGGTGCGGACCTCTCGGCGATCGACGGGATCGCTGACGCCGAGTACGAGGACGGCCGGCTCGTGGTGACCTGTGCGGATCCGCGCGCGAAGGCCCGCGCCATCGGGCGGCTCCTCGACGCGGGCGTCGAAGTGCTCGACGTCGACGCGTCGTCGGTCGCCCTCGAGGACGTGTTCGCGGCCTACACCGACGACGAGGTGGATATCGTCCGCGAGGAAGAGACCGCAGCCGACGATAGCCGCGGCCGCCTCTCGGGGGTGCTGGGATGA
- a CDS encoding ABC transporter permease: MTVTWRDVARKDFEDVVRSKLLWAITGGFVGLLAFFLLVGYVSGNTDEASMSDLLAVMGQFVIFFIPLIALIAGYMAIVGERRSGSLRVLLSYPFSRADVVTGKVVGRSVVVAATILVGFLVVTALGVPLADEFSAVELAQVTGLTIGLGVTFTALAVGISAATSSRGTALAWAVGVFILLLVMWEAVAVGIYYLVAGARPGLEVEAWYFALYQANPLEAYRFAVDQVTGNYVWPMVQLGLEDVSFAEAGAADLRVESRVDGDLPVYLRPWTAALVFVGWIAVPLAIGYRRFDAADLE, encoded by the coding sequence ATGACCGTCACGTGGCGGGACGTCGCGCGCAAGGACTTCGAGGACGTCGTCCGGTCGAAGCTGCTGTGGGCGATCACCGGCGGTTTCGTCGGCCTCCTCGCGTTCTTCCTGCTCGTCGGCTACGTCTCCGGTAATACGGACGAGGCCTCGATGAGCGACCTGTTGGCCGTGATGGGGCAGTTCGTGATCTTCTTTATCCCCCTGATCGCGCTGATCGCGGGCTACATGGCGATCGTCGGAGAGCGTCGGTCCGGGAGCCTGCGCGTCCTCCTGAGTTATCCGTTCTCGCGGGCGGACGTGGTCACCGGCAAGGTCGTCGGACGCAGCGTCGTCGTCGCGGCGACGATCCTGGTCGGATTCCTCGTGGTGACCGCTCTCGGCGTGCCGCTGGCCGACGAATTCTCGGCCGTGGAACTCGCGCAGGTCACCGGACTGACGATCGGACTCGGCGTGACGTTCACGGCGCTCGCCGTCGGTATTTCCGCAGCCACGTCCTCCCGGGGAACCGCCCTCGCGTGGGCCGTCGGCGTCTTCATCCTCCTGCTGGTGATGTGGGAGGCCGTCGCCGTCGGGATCTACTACCTCGTCGCCGGCGCCCGTCCGGGCCTCGAGGTAGAGGCGTGGTACTTCGCGCTCTACCAGGCGAACCCCCTCGAGGCCTACCGGTTCGCCGTCGATCAGGTGACGGGCAACTACGTCTGGCCGATGGTCCAGCTGGGCCTCGAGGACGTGTCGTTCGCCGAGGCCGGCGCGGCGGACCTCCGCGTCGAATCGCGCGTCGACGGCGATCTGCCCGTCTACCTCCGGCCGTGGACCGCCGCGCTGGTATTCGTCGGCTGGATCGCGGTTCCCCTGGCGATCGGCTACCGGCGGTTCGACGCGGCGGACCTCGAGTGA
- a CDS encoding MBL fold metallo-hydrolase, producing the protein MSTTYEEITFERLGHASKRIETADGTVIYVDPWGEQLEGEPGDGDIVFVTHDDFDHYDPEAIDAVAGPAVTVAAYEAIDTSDLASDVIDLPLEGEVTVDGIDVETVPAYNDPDGEHVDEDGEPFHAEGEVIGLLLDLEETTVFIPSDTDFLPHHESITADVFVPPIGGHFTMDRREAADFARSVEADLVLPEHYDTFDPIETDADAFAADLEADGIRVDLF; encoded by the coding sequence ATGTCCACGACATACGAGGAAATCACGTTCGAGCGGCTGGGCCACGCGAGCAAGCGCATCGAGACTGCTGACGGAACGGTCATCTACGTCGATCCGTGGGGCGAGCAACTCGAGGGGGAACCCGGCGACGGCGATATCGTCTTCGTCACGCACGACGACTTCGACCACTACGATCCCGAAGCGATCGACGCGGTCGCGGGGCCCGCGGTCACCGTCGCCGCCTACGAGGCGATCGACACGAGCGACCTCGCGTCCGACGTGATCGATCTGCCCCTCGAGGGCGAGGTGACCGTCGACGGGATCGACGTCGAGACGGTGCCCGCGTACAACGATCCCGACGGGGAGCACGTCGACGAGGACGGCGAGCCGTTCCACGCCGAGGGCGAGGTGATCGGCCTCCTGCTGGACCTCGAGGAGACGACCGTCTTCATTCCGTCGGACACGGACTTCCTCCCGCACCACGAGTCGATCACCGCGGACGTGTTCGTCCCGCCGATCGGCGGCCACTTCACGATGGACCGCCGCGAGGCCGCCGACTTCGCCCGGAGCGTCGAGGCCGACCTCGTGCTGCCCGAACACTACGACACCTTCGACCCGATCGAAACCGACGCCGACGCCTTCGCCGCCGACCTCGAGGCCGACGGAATTCGCGTCGACCTGTTTTGA
- a CDS encoding P-loop NTPase, whose protein sequence is MTDETPRTDEEIRRAVVDRVREVEIMGGDPIGEQLIEDVDVADGIVTFTVDFEPVGRVLADRLTDQLRGAGLATDGVIHVRVEAAGSDVPETGLPVSGVDSIIAVGSAKGGVGKTTITAALARALAEDGLDVGVFDANVYAPDAPDLLEADGPVATSPTGKPMPVETDDGIQVVSIELIAEDGPVAWRGAMVHDVVKDLLGNAAWDDRDVLLVDLPPGIGDAVYTIVQQAPLDGGLLVSTPTDECVRATRRTAALYSANDVPSIGVVPNMVGAAEGESTPFDGDALAEDVAEAAYAEIDPVPFDPALREPTARSFADPSSAGERAIDSLRETVLEFIETEGGPAVPEDAVDLRGLPPESCQRQVVTEFGVADEEPVSVVLRGDPDDLVDVVDESLARDGRSLERTDVDDLGYDGWLVELEAAGRSAVEPAT, encoded by the coding sequence ATGACCGACGAGACACCGCGGACGGACGAGGAGATCAGACGAGCGGTCGTCGATCGGGTCCGTGAGGTCGAGATCATGGGCGGCGATCCGATCGGCGAGCAGTTGATCGAGGACGTCGACGTCGCGGACGGGATCGTCACCTTCACCGTCGACTTCGAACCGGTCGGTCGCGTACTGGCCGACCGGTTGACCGACCAGCTTCGGGGCGCCGGGCTGGCGACCGACGGCGTCATCCACGTCCGGGTCGAGGCCGCCGGCTCCGACGTGCCCGAGACCGGGTTGCCGGTGTCGGGCGTCGACTCGATCATCGCCGTCGGCAGCGCGAAGGGCGGCGTCGGCAAGACGACGATCACCGCCGCGCTCGCGCGGGCGCTCGCCGAGGACGGCCTCGACGTCGGCGTCTTCGACGCGAACGTCTACGCGCCCGACGCGCCGGACCTCCTCGAGGCCGACGGGCCGGTCGCGACGTCGCCGACGGGGAAGCCGATGCCCGTCGAAACCGACGACGGCATTCAGGTCGTCAGCATCGAACTGATCGCCGAGGACGGGCCGGTCGCGTGGCGCGGGGCGATGGTCCACGACGTCGTCAAGGACCTGCTGGGCAACGCCGCCTGGGACGACCGGGACGTGCTGCTCGTCGACCTGCCGCCGGGGATCGGCGACGCCGTCTACACGATCGTCCAGCAGGCGCCGCTGGACGGCGGTCTGCTGGTCTCCACGCCGACCGACGAGTGCGTACGGGCGACCCGACGGACCGCGGCGCTGTACTCGGCCAACGACGTGCCGTCGATCGGCGTCGTGCCCAACATGGTCGGCGCGGCCGAGGGCGAGTCGACCCCCTTCGACGGCGACGCGCTCGCCGAGGACGTCGCCGAGGCGGCCTACGCCGAGATCGACCCCGTCCCGTTCGATCCGGCGCTGCGCGAGCCGACCGCGCGCTCCTTCGCCGACCCCTCGAGCGCCGGCGAACGCGCGATCGATTCGCTCCGCGAGACCGTCCTCGAGTTCATAGAGACGGAGGGCGGACCGGCGGTCCCCGAGGACGCGGTCGACCTGCGCGGGCTCCCGCCCGAGAGCTGCCAGCGGCAGGTAGTCACCGAGTTCGGCGTGGCCGACGAGGAGCCGGTGTCGGTGGTGTTGCGGGGCGATCCCGACGACCTCGTCGACGTCGTCGACGAGAGCCTCGCGCGCGACGGCCGCTCGCTCGAGCGGACCGATGTCGACGATCTGGGCTACGACGGCTGGCTGGTCGAACTCGAGGCGGCGGGTCGGTCGGCGGTCGAGCCGGCGACCTGA
- a CDS encoding molybdopterin-dependent oxidoreductase, whose product MSDEEPDGLELTRRELGAAAAGIAGASGLGFLGYRRLTGEETADEDGEGPMNPLEEYPNEEWDQKYRDIWEPDDSYMLTCTPNDTHNCYLEATIKNGQITRLGPSMNYGEATDLDGNQASQRWDPRVCNKGLAMVERFYNERRVKAPMIRQGFKQWVDDGFPRDSDGSMPEEYARRGEDDFVEVSHEEAHEYAARTFLELADQYSGESGIQSLLDQGYDERVVEETQGAGVRTMKFRGGMPLLGVIKLFGQYRNANSMALLDNYVRDVSEDEALGAMGLDNYSFHTDLPPGHTMVTGQQTVDFDLASIEYADHIVLDGINYLTSKMADCHWLTEAKLKGSKVTGIFTDYNATASKCDELITVRPASDTALFLGAARVLIEEELYDEEYVRQFTDLPLLVRMDDNELLRASDLSADYEPADLEKTDAVADDADRPGVDVTNIDDQVITEELRREWGDFVVHNAESGEFEPVTRDDIGDDFDVPATIEGEFEIELADGETVEVRTVFDLIKEHLVGTWDLESTAEVTGTDPQAIENLAQDFADNQQSTMLLTGMGPNHYANADQHGRAVFLLASLTRNVGYQTGNVGSYSGNYRMAYFNGVGQYANEDPFDVELDPEEPATTEKRWDAHSAHFYTNLDKPLKVDGEYFQGDSHMHTPTKSIWVSGSNSILGNAKGTYKIIEKALRTGDIEAFFTNEWWWSMTCEYSDIVFPADSWAEHHVHDITASVTNPFITTMPETEIDRIYNTLNDTQHYKGVAEKLAELTGDSRFEDYWAFIDEEEYQAKPYIQRIFDHSNAVKGYDVENLLEDAREGTPAIIMTRTYPKHVGNEQTQDSQPWYTKTGRLEFFREEEEFAEAGEHIPLHREPMDATPYEPNVIVDDSDSPVIAPETPGDRGWDSEAKARDTNDRQVRNEIRSPSELVDTTHPLTDVDDGYDYVYMTPKYRHGTHTFGADLKDMAVWWSNFGDMGRETERDSFDQRKPFVGEGYVEMNPEDAREEGLQDGDYVWVDADPSDRPYPGYDPDDEKTEYTRAMMRVRYQPSIPRGVTRSWMNVSQTSHKSYEAQEEREDGKAQSEDTNYVSMYRSGGHQSMTSTWLRRTWLTDTLPRKGMFGQNVDVGFEPDVHAANGAPKESFVKIEKAEDGGVNEDGEPDGDWRPVGEGVRPTQENDRMKQYLEGGFTSESD is encoded by the coding sequence ATGAGTGACGAGGAACCCGACGGGCTCGAGCTGACCCGTCGGGAACTCGGCGCCGCGGCGGCGGGTATCGCCGGCGCGTCCGGCCTCGGTTTCCTCGGCTACCGGCGGCTGACCGGCGAGGAAACCGCCGACGAGGACGGCGAGGGACCGATGAACCCCCTCGAGGAGTACCCAAACGAGGAGTGGGACCAGAAGTACCGCGACATCTGGGAGCCCGACGACTCCTACATGCTCACGTGTACGCCCAACGACACCCACAACTGCTACCTCGAGGCCACGATCAAGAACGGCCAGATCACGCGCCTCGGTCCCTCGATGAACTACGGCGAGGCGACCGACCTCGACGGCAACCAGGCCTCCCAGCGGTGGGACCCCCGCGTCTGTAACAAGGGGCTGGCGATGGTCGAGCGCTTCTACAACGAACGGCGCGTCAAGGCCCCGATGATCCGTCAGGGCTTCAAGCAGTGGGTCGACGACGGCTTCCCGCGCGATTCCGACGGCTCGATGCCCGAGGAATATGCCCGGCGCGGAGAGGACGACTTCGTCGAGGTCTCCCACGAGGAAGCCCACGAGTACGCCGCCCGCACCTTCCTCGAGCTCGCCGACCAGTACAGCGGCGAGAGCGGGATCCAGTCGCTGCTCGATCAGGGCTACGACGAGCGCGTCGTCGAGGAGACGCAGGGCGCCGGCGTCCGGACGATGAAGTTCCGCGGCGGGATGCCGCTGCTCGGCGTCATCAAGCTGTTCGGCCAGTACCGAAACGCCAACTCGATGGCGTTGCTGGACAACTACGTCCGCGACGTTAGCGAGGACGAAGCCCTGGGCGCGATGGGGCTGGACAACTACTCGTTCCACACCGACCTGCCGCCGGGCCACACGATGGTCACCGGTCAGCAGACGGTCGACTTCGACCTCGCGAGCATCGAGTACGCGGACCACATCGTGCTCGACGGGATCAACTACCTGACCTCGAAGATGGCCGACTGTCACTGGCTGACCGAGGCCAAACTGAAGGGGTCGAAGGTCACCGGGATCTTCACCGACTACAACGCGACGGCCTCGAAGTGCGACGAACTCATCACGGTCCGGCCGGCGTCGGACACGGCGCTGTTCCTCGGCGCTGCGCGCGTACTCATCGAGGAAGAGCTCTACGACGAGGAGTACGTCCGGCAGTTCACGGACCTCCCGCTGCTGGTCCGCATGGACGACAACGAACTGCTCCGCGCCAGCGACCTCTCCGCGGACTACGAGCCCGCGGACTTAGAGAAGACCGACGCCGTCGCCGACGACGCGGACCGCCCCGGCGTCGACGTGACGAACATCGACGATCAGGTCATCACGGAGGAGCTCCGCCGCGAGTGGGGCGACTTCGTCGTCCACAACGCCGAGAGCGGCGAGTTCGAGCCGGTCACGCGCGACGACATCGGCGACGACTTCGACGTTCCCGCGACGATCGAGGGCGAGTTCGAGATCGAGCTCGCCGACGGCGAGACCGTCGAAGTGCGGACGGTGTTCGACCTGATCAAGGAACACCTCGTCGGCACCTGGGACCTCGAGTCGACCGCCGAAGTCACGGGGACCGATCCGCAGGCGATCGAGAACCTGGCCCAGGACTTCGCGGACAACCAGCAGAGCACGATGCTGCTGACCGGGATGGGGCCGAACCACTACGCGAACGCCGACCAGCACGGCCGTGCGGTGTTCCTGCTGGCGTCGCTGACGCGGAACGTCGGCTACCAGACGGGGAACGTCGGTTCCTACTCCGGGAACTACCGGATGGCGTACTTCAACGGCGTCGGCCAGTACGCCAACGAGGATCCGTTCGACGTCGAACTCGATCCCGAGGAGCCGGCCACCACCGAGAAGCGCTGGGACGCCCACTCGGCGCACTTCTACACGAACCTCGACAAGCCGCTGAAGGTCGACGGCGAGTACTTCCAGGGCGACTCGCACATGCACACGCCCACGAAGTCGATCTGGGTGTCGGGGTCGAACTCCATCCTCGGCAACGCGAAGGGGACCTACAAGATCATCGAGAAGGCCCTGCGCACCGGCGACATCGAGGCCTTCTTCACCAACGAGTGGTGGTGGTCGATGACCTGCGAGTACTCCGACATCGTCTTCCCGGCGGACTCGTGGGCCGAACACCACGTCCACGACATCACCGCCTCCGTCACGAACCCCTTCATCACGACGATGCCGGAGACGGAGATCGACCGGATCTACAACACGCTCAACGACACTCAACACTACAAGGGCGTCGCCGAGAAGCTCGCCGAACTCACCGGCGACAGTCGCTTCGAGGACTACTGGGCGTTCATCGACGAGGAGGAGTACCAGGCCAAACCCTACATCCAGCGCATCTTCGATCACTCCAACGCCGTCAAAGGGTACGACGTCGAGAACCTGCTGGAAGACGCCCGCGAGGGGACACCGGCGATCATCATGACCCGGACCTACCCCAAGCACGTCGGCAACGAGCAGACCCAGGACTCCCAGCCCTGGTACACGAAGACCGGGCGCCTCGAGTTCTTCCGCGAGGAGGAGGAGTTCGCCGAGGCCGGCGAGCACATCCCCCTCCACCGGGAGCCGATGGACGCGACGCCCTACGAGCCGAACGTCATCGTCGACGACAGCGACAGTCCGGTGATCGCGCCCGAGACCCCCGGCGACCGCGGCTGGGACAGCGAGGCGAAGGCCCGCGACACCAACGACCGACAGGTCCGCAATGAGATCCGGTCGCCGTCGGAACTGGTCGACACGACCCATCCCCTGACCGATGTCGACGACGGCTACGACTACGTCTACATGACGCCGAAGTACCGCCACGGGACCCACACCTTCGGCGCCGACCTGAAGGACATGGCCGTCTGGTGGAGCAACTTCGGCGACATGGGCCGGGAGACGGAGCGCGACTCCTTCGACCAGCGCAAACCGTTCGTCGGCGAGGGCTACGTCGAGATGAACCCCGAGGACGCCCGCGAGGAGGGGCTCCAGGACGGCGATTACGTGTGGGTCGACGCCGACCCCTCGGACCGTCCGTACCCGGGCTACGACCCCGACGACGAGAAGACTGAGTACACGCGGGCGATGATGCGAGTCCGCTACCAGCCGAGCATCCCGCGAGGGGTCACGCGGAGCTGGATGAACGTCAGCCAGACCTCCCACAAGTCCTACGAGGCCCAGGAGGAACGCGAGGACGGGAAGGCCCAGTCCGAGGACACGAACTACGTGTCGATGTACCGCAGCGGCGGTCACCAGTCGATGACCTCGACGTGGCTGCGACGGACCTGGCTGACCGATACGCTGCCCCGAAAGGGCATGTTCGGACAGAACGTCGACGTCGGCTTCGAGCCCGACGTCCACGCCGCCAACGGCGCGCCCAAGGAGTCGTTCGTCAAGATCGAGAAGGCCGAAGACGGCGGCGTGAACGAGGACGGCGAGCCCGATGGTGACTGGCGACCAGTCGGAGAGGGCGTCCGTCCGACCCAGGAGAACGACCGGATGAAACAGTACCTAGAGGGCGGTTTCACGAGCGAATCAGACTGA